A portion of the Bdellovibrionales bacterium CG10_big_fil_rev_8_21_14_0_10_45_34 genome contains these proteins:
- a CDS encoding GTPase: protein MKLVCVYAVDGGLWNSVLGVAHKMISPKTYGCTLCSLTHGALSEKKQWKQFREKLGTEMEFLHKDEFTARYRHVDSLLPAVFLDNSDQLQPLIDCEEIKECKDVETFIKLITSRLGSECKLAKR from the coding sequence ATGAAGTTAGTTTGTGTTTATGCGGTCGACGGAGGTTTGTGGAATTCTGTCTTGGGTGTCGCGCATAAAATGATCTCGCCCAAAACCTACGGTTGCACTCTTTGCAGTCTCACTCACGGTGCTCTTTCTGAGAAGAAACAGTGGAAGCAATTTCGTGAAAAACTTGGAACAGAGATGGAGTTCTTACATAAAGATGAGTTTACCGCGCGCTACCGGCATGTTGATTCTCTATTGCCGGCGGTGTTCTTAGACAATTCCGATCAACTGCAACCACTCATCGACTGTGAAGAAATCAAAGAATGTAAAGACGTCGAAACCTTTATTAAGCTAATCACCTCCCGCTTAGGCAGTGAATGCAAATTGGCGAAGCGGTGA